In Fusarium musae strain F31 chromosome 7, whole genome shotgun sequence, a single window of DNA contains:
- a CDS encoding hypothetical protein (EggNog:ENOG41), with product MANTQHILITGAGGFIGQEILAPLLNSSPSIHLTITDISEPPVPAQHAQRITSLAADLTNPSVAEQLITSQPFEAVYLFHGLMSGGSEANLDLGLKVNVDSVRYVLDALRNKLPGVKVVFSSSCAVYGPEEGYVTEKTLPQPRSSYGAEKLIAELLVNDFSRRGLIDGRIVRLPTVVVRPGKPSAAASSFASGIVRESLQGIPNVLPVPKDISMWICSPATVIKNLIKIKDIPAEKFGDSRIVNLPGITVSVQDILDAVEKVGGKEAIGYVKEEQDEALYKIVKSWPPWFDASRAKELGLDGDGELVDAVKAFQERLKSSS from the coding sequence ATGGCCAATACACAACATATCCTCATCACAGGAGCCGGTGGCTTCATTGGCCAAGAAATCTTAGCTCCTCTTCTCAACTCCTCACCCTCAATCCATCTCACAATAACCGACATCTCTGAACCTCCCGTCCCAGCTCAACACGCCCAACGCATAACTTCTCTCGCCGCAGATCTCACCAACCCCTCTGTAGCCGAGCAGCTCATAACATCTCAGCCCTTTGAAGCAGTTTATCTCTTCCACGGACTCATGTCCGGCGGCTCAGAAGCAAATCTCGATCTCGGTCTTAAAGTCAACGTTGATTCAGTCCGCTACGTTCTCGACGCTCTGAGGAACAAACTTCCGGGTGTCAAAGTTGTATTCTCGAGTTCTTGTGCTGTTTATGGACCCGAGGAGGGATATGTTACTGAGAAGACACTGCCGCAGCCGAGATCTTCGTATGGCGCGGAGAAGCTTATTGCTGAGTTGTTGGTGAATGACTTTTCGAGAAGGGGATTGATCGATGGGAGGATCGTGAGGTTGCCGACGGTGGTGGTTCGGCCTGGAAAGCCCTCCGCCGCAGCATCGAGTTTCGCTTCGGGAATAGTTCGTGAAAGTCTGCAGGGCATTCCTAACGTACTCCCCGTGCCGAAGGATATATCCATGTGGATCTGCAGCCCTGCGACTGTGATCAAGAAcctgatcaagatcaaggataTACCTGCAGAGAAGTTTGGAGACTCAAGGATTGTGAATCTTCCGGGTATTACTGTTAGTGTACAAGATATCCTCGACGCTGTCGAAAAGGTTGGTGGAAAAGAGGCGATTGGTTATGTCAAGGAGGAGCAGGACGAGGCCCTGTATAAGATTGTTAAGAGTTGGCCGCCGTGGTTTGATGCGAGTAGGGCCAAGGAGCTCGGATtggatggagatggggaGTTGGTTGATGCTGTCAAGGCATTTCAGGAGAGATTGAAGAGCTCATCGTAg
- a CDS encoding hypothetical protein (EggNog:ENOG41) has translation MSDLAAMESESPNIPTPREIQLPSSVPTLDQILSANDFALAAQKALSPKAWAFYSSAATDLVTVSKNKELIRRVMLRPRILRNVSQVSIKRNILGLESKAPFIMCPAAMATLAHPDGELGWSRAAASEGIFEIISSNASYSLPNIIGAAPPGHPFFLQLYVNSHRPKTIELLRRARSLGIKAIFVTVDAPVPGKREADERAPQAVVIKSAMSGSESSKDGKGSGLGRLMGQYIDKSLSWEDLEWIRRESSVPIVLKGVQTVEDVKLAVEYGVEGVMLSNHGGRSLDGAQASILILLEVRKRFPEAFEHLEIFIDGGFERGSDILKAIALGATAVGIARPFLYSLVYGQKGVEHLSQILKDELETSMRLAGITSLDQATPELVNTLDVDHLVTSGRIDPSSVSRRVRPSKL, from the exons ATGAGTGATCTCGCAGCAATGGAGTCTGAATCTCCCAATATCCCCACCCCTCGCG AAATCCAACTCCCATCCTCCGTCCCAACGCTCGATCAAATCCTCTCAGCAAACGACTTTGCTCTCGCGGCGCAAAAAGCGCTATCACCTAAAGCATGGGCCTTTTATTCCTCCGCCGCCACCGATCTCGTCACAGtctccaagaacaaggaacTCATCCGCCGAGTCATGCTGCGCCCGAGAATATTACGAAATGTCAGTCAAGTCAGTATCAAGAGAAAcatcttgggcttggagagCAAGGCGCCGTTTATTATGTGTCCTGCTGCCATGGCGACGCTGGCGCATCCGGATGGTGAGCTTGGTTGGAGTAGAGCAGCTGCCAGTGAAGGAATCTTTGAGATT ATCTCGAGTAACGCTTCATACTCCCTCCCCAACATCATCGGCGCAGCTCCCCCAGGCCAtcccttcttcctccaacTCTACGTAAACTCGCACCGCCCCAAAACAATCGAACTCCTCCGCCGCGCTCGCTCCCTCGGCATAAAAGCCATCTTCGTGACCGTCGACGCCCCCGTCCCCGGAAAACGCGAAGCCGATGAGCGAGCCCCCCAAGCTGTTGTCATAAAATCTGCCATGAGCGGCAGTGAGAGCAGTAAAGATGGTAAGGGCAGTGGACTCGGACGGTTGATGGGGCAGTATATAGACAAGAGCCTCTCGTGGGAGGATTTGGAGTGGATTAGACGGGAGAGCTCTGTGCCGATTGTGCTGAAGGGTGTTCAGACTGTGGAGGATGTCAAGTTGGCGGTTGAgtatggtgttgagggtgtTATGTTGAGTAATCACGGTGGGAGGTCTCTCGACGG TGCTCAGGCTTCGATCCTCATACTTCTTGAGGTCCGGAAGCGGTTCCCTGAAGCGTTTGAACATCTTGAGATCTTCATCGATGGAGGCTTTGAGCGTGGATCTGATATCCTCAAGGCTATTGCCCTGGGAGCTACTGCTGTTGGTATCGCAAGACCCTTCTTGTATTCGTTGGTTTATGGTCAAAAGGGTGTCGAGCACCTCTCACAGA TTCTAAAGGATGAGCTAGAAACATCAATGAGGCTCGCGGGCATTACTAGCCTTGATCAAGCGACACCCGAACTTGTTAATACTTTGGATGTTGACCATTTGGTTACATCTGGACGTATTGACCCAAGTTCAGTGTCACGAAGAGTAAGACCTTCAAAGCTGTAG